Proteins co-encoded in one Spirosoma endbachense genomic window:
- the rseP gene encoding RIP metalloprotease RseP: MEILVMAGQLILGLSILVGLHELGHLLAAKAFGMRVEQYFIGFPPKIWSIKRGETEYGVGAIPLGGFVKISGMIDESLDTAHTHTEPQPYEFRAKPAWQRLIVMLGGIIVNVIVGILIFVILTYKNGNTYLAAKDAKYGIVAYDLAKGIGLQTGDKIVKVNGKPITDFNEIRSSDVFLGNNSSYTVERNGKLEDIYIPNNFVDKLADKKSAGQFVEAIEPFKVGELVPGQPATKAGLKKGDFITSANGKPIRFYHEFTEVVKPLKGKPIALGINRNGQALTLNMTTTEEGTIGFYPDLLLPLTKEEYTFGQALSIGTKKAFQVVFDNIKGFGKIFRGEVSASKALSGPIGIAQNLFGGIWVWDRFWTVTGLLSMALAFMNALPIPALDGGHATILGYEIISGRKPSDRFLEAAQRVGMVILLGLMAFAIFNDVFKAVF, translated from the coding sequence ATGGAAATTTTAGTGATGGCCGGACAGCTCATTCTGGGTCTGTCCATCTTGGTGGGGTTACATGAGTTAGGTCACCTGCTGGCCGCAAAAGCTTTTGGCATGCGGGTAGAGCAATATTTCATTGGATTTCCTCCTAAAATATGGAGTATCAAACGGGGCGAAACCGAATATGGCGTCGGAGCAATTCCGCTCGGCGGCTTCGTAAAAATCTCGGGGATGATCGACGAATCCCTTGATACGGCCCATACACATACCGAACCACAACCCTACGAGTTTAGGGCTAAACCAGCCTGGCAACGACTCATCGTTATGCTTGGCGGTATCATCGTAAACGTGATTGTTGGCATCCTGATTTTCGTGATCCTGACCTACAAAAACGGGAATACGTATCTGGCGGCCAAAGATGCGAAATACGGCATTGTTGCCTACGATTTGGCCAAGGGCATTGGTTTGCAAACAGGCGATAAGATTGTTAAAGTCAACGGCAAGCCGATCACCGATTTCAATGAAATTCGTAGCTCTGACGTATTCCTTGGTAATAATAGCTCCTATACGGTTGAACGAAACGGCAAGCTTGAAGACATTTATATCCCCAATAATTTTGTGGATAAGCTGGCCGACAAGAAATCTGCCGGTCAGTTTGTTGAAGCTATAGAGCCTTTTAAAGTTGGCGAATTAGTACCTGGTCAACCAGCGACCAAAGCTGGTCTGAAGAAAGGTGATTTTATAACAAGTGCCAATGGCAAGCCAATCCGGTTTTATCATGAGTTTACCGAAGTTGTAAAACCGCTGAAGGGGAAACCCATTGCTCTGGGCATCAATCGCAATGGACAGGCGCTTACGCTCAATATGACCACCACCGAAGAGGGAACGATTGGTTTCTACCCTGACCTGCTGCTTCCACTTACGAAAGAAGAGTACACGTTCGGCCAGGCGCTGTCTATTGGTACCAAAAAAGCATTCCAGGTTGTGTTTGACAACATTAAAGGTTTTGGCAAGATTTTCCGTGGTGAAGTATCGGCATCAAAAGCGCTGAGCGGCCCAATCGGTATCGCCCAAAACCTGTTTGGTGGCATTTGGGTATGGGATCGTTTCTGGACTGTTACAGGCCTCCTCTCAATGGCTCTGGCCTTTATGAACGCCTTACCAATTCCGGCGCTCGACGGTGGCCATGCCACGATTTTAGGCTACGAAATCATCTCTGGCCGCAAACCGTCTGATCGTTTTCTGGAAGCCGCTCAGCGGGTTGGTATGGTGATTCTGCTTGGCTTAATGGCCTTTGCTATCTTCAATGACGTCTTTAAAGCTGTTTTTTAA
- a CDS encoding HNH endonuclease family protein: protein MRRVNKPVTSEILKNKLIYKVGGNNSKLAKALCDEQHNICAYTETYLGRSDKKDIDHFNPTLKGKAEDGFDNWFLVKSQWNSEKATKWNPDRPILHPTSIDFENRIIYVEGEYYPASTADSAAINLIRLLKLDDEQLANTRKRYIKRIRETISWSGKTSQRFIDDLLLTDRDGLYFIRAIEEELQVKVNFDLVKTK from the coding sequence ATGCGAAGAGTTAATAAGCCAGTAACCTCCGAGATTTTAAAGAACAAGCTTATTTACAAGGTTGGAGGAAATAATTCAAAGCTTGCAAAAGCATTATGTGATGAACAACATAATATCTGTGCTTATACGGAAACCTATTTGGGGCGTTCGGACAAGAAAGATATTGACCATTTCAATCCAACTCTGAAGGGTAAAGCAGAGGATGGCTTTGATAATTGGTTCCTTGTTAAATCGCAATGGAATAGCGAAAAAGCAACGAAATGGAACCCAGACCGACCTATCTTACATCCAACCTCTATTGACTTCGAGAACCGTATTATATATGTTGAAGGTGAATATTATCCAGCTTCAACAGCTGACAGTGCAGCAATAAACTTGATTCGATTGTTGAAATTGGATGATGAGCAATTGGCGAATACACGTAAACGCTACATAAAACGCATACGAGAAACCATTAGTTGGTCAGGAAAAACTAGCCAAAGGTTTATTGATGATTTATTATTGACTGACCGAGACGGACTTTACTTCATCCGCGCCATTGAAGAAGAATTACAGGTAAAAGTCAATTTTGACTTAGTGAAAACTAAATGA
- a CDS encoding 1-deoxy-D-xylulose-5-phosphate reductoisomerase, with protein sequence MTDIKKRHIAILGSTGSIGTQAVDVVKSHPDQFQVEALTTNNNADLLIEQAIDLKPNVVVICNETRYDQVFGALDPLGIKVYAGAKAIASVVQMDTIDMVLTAMVGYAGLLPTIKAIEAGKSIALANKETLVVAGELITRLAAQKGVNIYPVDSEHSAIFQCLVGEFHNPIEKIILTASGGPFRGKSREFLSTVTKAQALKHPNWTMGAKITIDSATLMNKGLEVIEAKWLFGLTPAQIDVIVHPQSIIHSLVQFEDGSLKAQMGLPDMRLPIQFALGYPNRLPSNFPRFNFLDYPSLTFEKPDLETFRNLQLAFEALDRGGNAPCIINAANEVAVDAFLHDQIGFLEISEIIELCLAKSTFVQNPTYDDYVNSDDEARRLASERIKSFV encoded by the coding sequence ATGACTGATATAAAAAAACGCCATATCGCCATCCTTGGCTCGACGGGCTCCATCGGAACGCAGGCCGTTGATGTGGTCAAGAGCCATCCCGACCAGTTTCAGGTCGAAGCGCTGACGACCAACAACAATGCGGACTTACTCATTGAGCAGGCCATCGACCTGAAACCTAACGTTGTCGTGATCTGCAACGAAACCAGGTACGATCAGGTATTTGGCGCGCTTGATCCGCTAGGCATTAAGGTATATGCAGGGGCCAAAGCGATAGCGTCGGTAGTGCAGATGGACACGATTGACATGGTCCTGACCGCAATGGTTGGCTATGCGGGTTTACTGCCGACCATTAAGGCGATTGAAGCCGGAAAATCCATCGCGCTGGCCAATAAAGAAACCCTTGTCGTTGCGGGCGAGCTAATTACCCGACTGGCTGCGCAAAAGGGTGTCAACATCTATCCGGTTGATTCTGAGCACTCTGCTATTTTTCAGTGTCTGGTTGGCGAGTTCCACAACCCGATTGAGAAAATCATCCTGACCGCTTCTGGAGGGCCATTCCGGGGGAAATCGCGGGAGTTTCTATCGACGGTCACGAAAGCGCAGGCGCTTAAACACCCCAACTGGACCATGGGTGCCAAGATCACGATCGACTCGGCTACGCTCATGAACAAAGGACTGGAAGTAATCGAAGCGAAATGGCTTTTCGGCCTGACACCCGCCCAGATTGACGTAATCGTGCATCCACAGAGCATCATTCATTCGCTGGTTCAGTTCGAAGACGGAAGCCTGAAAGCTCAGATGGGTCTGCCCGATATGCGACTGCCGATTCAGTTCGCCCTTGGGTATCCGAATCGATTGCCGTCCAATTTCCCTCGTTTCAATTTTCTGGACTATCCGTCACTAACGTTTGAAAAGCCGGACCTGGAAACATTTCGGAATCTGCAACTCGCTTTCGAAGCCCTCGATCGGGGCGGGAATGCCCCTTGTATTATCAACGCTGCCAATGAAGTAGCCGTAGATGCTTTTCTTCATGATCAGATTGGTTTTCTGGAAATTTCGGAGATAATTGAATTATGCTTAGCGAAATCGACCTTTGTTCAGAATCCGACTTATGACGATTACGTCAACTCGGACGATGAAGCCCGTCGATTAGCTTCAGAACGAATTAAAAGTTTTGTTTAA
- a CDS encoding GH3 auxin-responsive promoter family protein, whose amino-acid sequence MGIRSVVSKPLAKWVVERQQSWMYQPAEAQQRWLQELVKGGRNTVFGRIHHFRDIQTVDDFRQAVPVRDYEDLKPYIDQILAGTPDVLWKGQPLYLAKTSGTTSGTKYIPITKDSIPNHINSARDALLNYIYETGNSAFLDKKLIFLSGSPELAQKAGINIGRLSGIANHHVPAYLRSNQLPSYETNVIDDWETKLERVIDETLTQPMSLISGIPPWVQMYFDRIQDRTGKLIKDVFPDFSVFVYGGVNFEPYRAKLFESIGKRIDSIETYPASEGFIAFQDTQTEEGLLMLLDSGIFFEFIAADEYFTENPRRLTIDEVELGKNYAVIINNNAGLWGYSLGDTVKFVSREPYRLLVTGRIKHFISAFGEHVIGEEVEKALQYAMQLHPETEVVEFTVAPMVSPKEGLPYHEWLIEFATPPNDPAAFARDIDNRLIGLNVYYDDLITGSILQPLKLTSLPRGAFQRYMKSQGKLGGQNKVPRLANDRKIAEGLAGIMSNA is encoded by the coding sequence ATGGGAATTCGCTCAGTCGTAAGTAAGCCACTGGCTAAATGGGTTGTAGAAAGACAGCAGTCGTGGATGTATCAACCCGCCGAGGCCCAGCAGCGTTGGTTGCAGGAGTTGGTTAAAGGTGGTCGCAACACGGTGTTTGGCCGTATTCACCACTTTCGGGATATACAAACGGTTGACGATTTTCGGCAAGCGGTTCCTGTACGCGATTACGAAGATCTCAAACCTTACATTGATCAGATCCTGGCCGGTACACCGGATGTGCTCTGGAAAGGCCAGCCATTGTACCTGGCTAAAACCTCAGGAACAACCTCCGGTACAAAATACATTCCGATTACGAAGGATTCCATTCCGAACCACATCAACTCAGCCCGTGATGCGCTTTTGAATTACATCTACGAAACGGGAAACAGTGCTTTTCTCGACAAAAAACTCATTTTCCTATCGGGTAGTCCCGAACTGGCGCAAAAAGCGGGTATCAATATCGGGCGTTTGTCGGGCATAGCCAATCACCATGTTCCGGCTTATCTACGGTCGAATCAGTTACCCAGCTACGAAACCAATGTTATCGACGATTGGGAAACCAAGCTGGAGCGTGTCATCGACGAAACGTTGACGCAGCCCATGTCGTTGATCTCGGGCATTCCTCCCTGGGTCCAAATGTATTTCGACCGAATTCAGGACCGAACGGGAAAGCTGATTAAAGATGTCTTCCCCGATTTTTCGGTGTTTGTCTATGGTGGCGTCAATTTTGAACCGTACCGTGCCAAATTGTTCGAGAGCATCGGCAAGCGGATCGATTCGATCGAAACCTATCCGGCATCAGAGGGTTTTATCGCTTTTCAGGATACGCAGACCGAAGAAGGTTTGTTGATGTTACTCGACAGTGGTATCTTCTTCGAGTTCATTGCGGCCGACGAATACTTTACCGAAAACCCGCGCCGATTAACGATTGATGAGGTCGAACTAGGTAAAAATTACGCTGTCATCATCAATAACAACGCCGGGCTGTGGGGCTATTCTCTGGGCGATACGGTTAAATTTGTTTCGCGGGAGCCTTACCGGTTACTCGTAACAGGACGCATCAAGCACTTTATTTCGGCCTTCGGCGAACACGTTATTGGCGAAGAAGTTGAAAAGGCTTTGCAGTACGCGATGCAGCTTCACCCCGAAACAGAGGTCGTAGAGTTTACGGTTGCGCCGATGGTTAGCCCCAAAGAAGGATTACCCTACCACGAATGGTTAATTGAATTTGCCACTCCCCCCAACGATCCGGCTGCCTTTGCCCGCGACATCGACAACCGATTAATCGGATTAAACGTATATTACGACGACCTCATCACGGGCTCGATCCTGCAACCGCTCAAGCTAACCAGCCTGCCTCGTGGGGCATTCCAGCGCTACATGAAGTCGCAGGGAAAACTAGGTGGCCAAAATAAAGTGCCACGTTTGGCTAATGATCGGAAAATTGCGGAGGGGTTAGCAGGAATAATGTCCAATGCCTAA
- a CDS encoding AAA family ATPase translates to MKITGIDIGDYRQFKNIKFDFTYPADHPTKAGLPLDKVCFIGQSGTGKTTLLNVIWDFFQVVSTSFQRLANKHIPVNDEPYKTFKEVTIHSTLEENKITLGSSLLGGDSDWLDLDTKSDFASLGFHWLKGQNIYKNLKEITREGKLCLYIDESAVSSSKNLLEERDSADKSIVILKEQASSFTDTKINTPILGLSEYPSESLWSSVLGDIDSYDNDLKQFAANLVSKNSFSENRLISQISQWQKDHPNPRADLAENCLNKILRLLYLEVDTDGTESRLVLKTNQGDHISGKYLSAGTKQLLTTSIPIYKINISEGVILFDEPERSLFPDIQRELISHYTSLAPTAQFFFATHSPIIASAFEPCERFILYFDENGEVKFHNGIAPEGDDPNDILRQDFAMADLMLQKGLEAYEKYRQLAMQIRSETNEEKKNQLIVERIELGNRYNF, encoded by the coding sequence ATGAAAATAACAGGAATCGACATTGGCGACTACCGCCAGTTTAAAAATATAAAATTTGATTTTACGTATCCGGCCGACCACCCAACCAAAGCAGGTCTGCCGTTGGATAAGGTATGCTTTATCGGGCAGAGCGGTACAGGGAAGACGACGTTGCTGAATGTAATTTGGGATTTCTTTCAAGTTGTAAGCACCAGCTTTCAGCGATTAGCTAACAAACATATTCCTGTAAACGACGAACCTTATAAAACTTTCAAAGAAGTTACTATTCACTCCACTCTTGAAGAAAATAAAATTACGCTGGGTAGCTCCCTTCTTGGAGGAGATTCCGATTGGTTAGATCTAGATACAAAATCAGACTTCGCATCTTTAGGCTTTCATTGGTTAAAAGGTCAAAATATTTACAAAAATCTAAAAGAAATTACACGAGAAGGAAAACTATGCTTGTACATAGATGAATCTGCTGTTAGCTCATCTAAAAATCTTCTGGAGGAAAGAGATTCAGCAGATAAAAGTATAGTTATACTTAAAGAGCAGGCATCTAGTTTTACTGATACGAAAATCAACACGCCAATATTAGGCTTAAGTGAATACCCCTCTGAGAGTTTATGGTCAAGTGTACTAGGCGATATAGATAGTTATGATAATGATTTAAAGCAATTTGCAGCTAATCTGGTGAGCAAAAATTCATTCAGTGAGAACCGTTTAATTAGTCAAATAAGTCAGTGGCAGAAAGACCATCCAAACCCAAGGGCAGACTTAGCAGAAAACTGTTTGAATAAAATTCTTCGTCTACTTTATTTGGAAGTAGATACAGATGGCACTGAGTCTAGGCTTGTTTTAAAAACTAATCAGGGAGATCATATATCTGGAAAATACCTTAGTGCGGGGACCAAACAGTTGCTAACTACATCAATTCCAATTTATAAAATCAATATTAGTGAAGGAGTTATCTTGTTCGATGAACCAGAGCGTTCCCTATTCCCTGATATTCAGCGCGAACTAATAAGCCATTACACATCCCTCGCTCCTACGGCCCAGTTTTTCTTCGCTACTCACTCGCCCATTATCGCATCTGCTTTTGAGCCATGCGAACGGTTCATTCTGTATTTTGACGAGAATGGCGAAGTGAAGTTCCATAACGGTATTGCGCCAGAAGGCGACGACCCAAATGATATTTTGCGACAGGATTTTGCTATGGCCGACTTGATGTTACAGAAAGGATTGGAAGCTTACGAAAAGTACCGCCAGCTTGCGATGCAGATTCGGTCGGAAACAAATGAAGAAAAGAAAAACCAACTTATTGTCGAGCGGATAGAATTAGGTAATCGCTATAATTTCTGA
- a CDS encoding rod shape-determining protein, with amino-acid sequence MGLFNFLTSDIAIDLGTANTLIIHKDRIVVDEPSIIAMDKASGKVLAIGHKAMQMHEKTNENIKTIRPLKDGVIADFTAAELMIRGMIKMIDTGSKLFSPSHRMVICIPSGITEVEKRAVKDSAEHAGAKEVYMVHEPIAAAIGIGIDITQPNGTMIVDIGGGTTEIAVIALSGIVCEQSIRIAGDVFTRDIVDYMRREHNLLIGERSAEQIKMEVGSALPELDNPPADYEIRGRDLMTGIPKEIKVTYSEIAYALDKSISKIEEATMKALEISPPELSADIYTNGIHLTGGGALLHGLDKRLGAKTKLPIHVADDPLKAVVKGTGEVIKNLDMYRSVLIS; translated from the coding sequence ATGGGACTTTTCAATTTTTTAACCAGCGACATTGCGATTGACCTGGGCACGGCGAATACCTTGATTATTCACAAGGATCGGATTGTGGTGGATGAGCCTTCGATTATTGCAATGGACAAAGCCAGCGGAAAAGTGCTGGCCATTGGCCATAAGGCCATGCAAATGCACGAAAAGACCAATGAAAATATTAAGACGATTCGCCCGTTGAAAGACGGCGTAATTGCCGACTTTACTGCCGCCGAACTAATGATTCGGGGCATGATCAAGATGATAGATACCGGGAGCAAACTGTTTTCACCTTCGCATCGGATGGTTATTTGTATACCATCGGGGATTACCGAAGTGGAAAAGCGCGCTGTTAAAGACTCTGCCGAACATGCCGGGGCGAAGGAAGTTTACATGGTACATGAACCAATTGCCGCGGCAATTGGCATCGGTATCGATATTACACAGCCGAATGGTACCATGATTGTCGATATTGGCGGTGGTACTACCGAAATTGCCGTAATTGCTTTATCAGGAATTGTCTGCGAACAGTCGATCCGGATCGCCGGAGACGTTTTCACCCGCGATATTGTCGATTACATGCGTCGGGAACATAACCTGCTTATTGGCGAACGCTCAGCTGAACAAATCAAAATGGAAGTTGGCTCGGCTTTGCCCGAACTCGACAACCCGCCCGCCGATTACGAAATCCGGGGTCGTGACTTAATGACCGGTATTCCGAAAGAAATTAAGGTTACCTACAGCGAAATCGCCTACGCTCTCGACAAATCAATTTCAAAGATTGAAGAGGCTACGATGAAGGCGCTGGAAATTTCGCCACCGGAACTTTCGGCCGACATTTACACGAACGGTATTCACCTGACGGGGGGCGGTGCCCTGCTGCATGGTCTCGACAAACGGCTGGGCGCAAAAACCAAGCTGCCCATTCACGTGGCCGATGATCCGCTCAAAGCTGTTGTAAAAGGTACGGGCGAGGTGATTAAGAATCTGGATATGTACAGATCCGTTCTGATTAGTTAA
- the lon gene encoding endopeptidase La has product MISEKELATRLMLADFDSDNLEIVPLGSPEGLDDDYDLPPNLPILPVRNTVLFPGMVIPVTVGRAKSIRLVKKAYKGNRIIGVVAQLNQQKDEPTADDLYRFGTVAYIIKMITLPDGNITIIIQGKKRFEIQQITQEEPFMTAQVRQIEDSFPSVTKKEGKALLQSLKDSAYKILRLNPEIPQEARIALDNIESPTFLLHFLSSNINAEVGDKQRLLETLEGNQQANLLLEYMLREVQLLELKREIQSKASSDLDQQQRDYYLRQQMKVLQDELGMDNPDREIDELRIKADRKKWPTEVRSHFDKELNKLQRINPMAPEYPVTMNYVELMVDLPWNEYTKDNFDLKRAQKILDADHFGLEKVKERIIEYLAVLKLKNDMKAPILCLYGPPGVGKTSLGKSVAKALGRKYSRMALGGVHDEAEIRGHRKTYIGAMPGKVIQNIRKCGTSNPVFILDEIDKVSSDFRGDPSSALLEVLDPEQNSTFMDNYLETEFDLSRVLFIATANSLDTIHPALRDRMEIIDIAGYTVEEKVQIAKKYLIPKQRRDHGLKPKDLLFEDKAILRIIEGYTRESGVRNLEQKIGALVRKIAKSIAMEEEYNHTIKAADVPKMLGAEIFDKELYADDDIAGIVTGLAWTQVGGEILLIESSLSRGKGALTLSGQLGDVMKESAITALSYLKAHADDLGIDYRIFSHYDLHIHIPAGAVPKDGPSAGITMLTSMTSIYTQRKVKPYLAMTGEVTLRGKVLPVGGIKEKILAANRAGIKEIILCSKNRKDIEEINASYIKDLKFHYADTVDQVLEMALLPGKVGKPMKFVLPEDKEQREVERVY; this is encoded by the coding sequence ATGATTTCAGAAAAAGAATTAGCTACCCGTTTGATGCTGGCCGATTTCGACTCGGACAATTTAGAGATTGTGCCACTTGGGTCGCCAGAAGGGTTAGATGATGATTATGACCTTCCGCCGAACCTGCCAATCCTGCCGGTTCGTAATACGGTGTTGTTTCCAGGTATGGTTATTCCCGTTACGGTGGGTCGGGCAAAATCAATCCGACTCGTAAAAAAAGCATATAAAGGAAACCGGATCATTGGTGTTGTCGCGCAGTTGAATCAACAAAAAGATGAACCAACCGCCGACGATCTCTATCGTTTCGGTACAGTGGCCTATATCATCAAGATGATTACGCTGCCCGATGGTAACATTACCATTATCATTCAGGGTAAAAAGCGCTTTGAAATTCAGCAGATCACGCAGGAAGAACCCTTCATGACGGCACAGGTTCGTCAGATTGAGGATTCGTTTCCAAGTGTGACGAAAAAGGAAGGAAAAGCCTTGCTGCAATCGCTTAAAGATTCGGCCTATAAAATTCTGCGGCTCAATCCGGAAATACCCCAGGAAGCACGTATTGCGCTCGATAATATCGAGAGCCCAACGTTCCTGTTACACTTCCTGTCGTCGAACATCAATGCCGAAGTAGGTGATAAGCAACGCCTTCTGGAAACGCTTGAAGGCAATCAGCAGGCGAATTTGCTGCTTGAATACATGCTCCGGGAAGTCCAGTTGCTTGAACTCAAGCGCGAAATTCAGTCCAAAGCATCCTCTGACCTCGATCAGCAACAGCGCGATTATTACCTGCGCCAGCAAATGAAGGTTTTGCAGGACGAGTTGGGCATGGATAACCCCGATCGTGAGATCGACGAGCTACGGATAAAGGCCGATCGCAAAAAATGGCCTACCGAAGTACGTTCTCATTTTGATAAAGAACTAAATAAGCTACAGCGTATCAACCCAATGGCGCCGGAATATCCGGTGACGATGAATTACGTCGAGTTGATGGTCGATCTGCCCTGGAATGAATACACCAAGGACAATTTTGATCTGAAGCGAGCGCAGAAAATACTGGATGCCGATCATTTCGGACTCGAAAAAGTAAAAGAGCGAATCATTGAATACCTGGCCGTTCTGAAGTTAAAGAACGACATGAAAGCGCCGATCCTGTGCCTTTACGGGCCTCCGGGCGTGGGTAAAACCTCGCTGGGCAAGTCGGTAGCTAAGGCATTGGGCCGTAAATATAGCCGGATGGCACTAGGTGGTGTTCACGATGAAGCCGAAATTCGGGGACACCGTAAAACCTACATTGGTGCTATGCCAGGTAAGGTGATCCAGAACATTAGAAAGTGCGGCACATCGAACCCGGTCTTTATCCTGGACGAAATCGACAAGGTTAGTTCAGATTTCCGGGGTGATCCATCGTCGGCCCTGCTCGAAGTTCTTGATCCTGAACAGAATTCGACGTTCATGGACAATTACCTCGAAACGGAGTTTGATCTGTCGAGGGTGTTATTCATTGCCACGGCGAACTCGCTCGATACCATTCACCCCGCCCTACGCGACCGGATGGAAATTATCGATATTGCGGGCTACACGGTAGAAGAAAAAGTCCAGATTGCGAAGAAGTATCTGATTCCCAAGCAGCGTAGAGATCACGGCCTGAAGCCCAAAGATTTACTGTTTGAAGACAAAGCCATTCTGCGGATCATTGAGGGCTATACCCGTGAGTCGGGGGTTCGGAATCTGGAGCAAAAAATCGGGGCTCTGGTCCGGAAAATAGCCAAATCCATCGCAATGGAGGAGGAATATAATCACACGATCAAAGCTGCCGACGTCCCTAAAATGCTGGGGGCCGAGATTTTCGATAAAGAGCTTTATGCCGATGATGACATCGCCGGTATTGTAACGGGGCTGGCCTGGACCCAGGTTGGGGGAGAAATTCTGCTTATTGAGTCGAGCTTGAGCCGTGGGAAAGGTGCCCTGACCTTATCGGGTCAATTGGGTGATGTCATGAAGGAGTCAGCCATAACTGCCCTCTCCTACCTGAAAGCCCACGCCGATGATCTGGGCATAGATTATCGAATTTTTAGTCATTACGATCTGCATATTCACATTCCAGCGGGGGCCGTACCAAAAGATGGGCCATCGGCGGGGATTACGATGCTGACATCCATGACGTCGATTTATACCCAGCGTAAAGTTAAGCCTTATCTGGCCATGACCGGTGAGGTTACATTACGCGGTAAGGTATTGCCAGTTGGCGGGATTAAGGAGAAAATTCTGGCAGCTAATCGGGCCGGTATCAAGGAGATAATCCTGTGTTCGAAAAACCGTAAGGATATTGAGGAAATCAATGCCTCCTATATCAAAGATCTCAAGTTTCATTACGCAGATACAGTCGATCAGGTACTTGAAATGGCGCTTTTACCTGGCAAAGTCGGCAAGCCGATGAAGTTTGTGTTACCCGAAGACAAAGAACAGCGTGAAGTAGAGCGCGTATATTAA
- a CDS encoding DUF6702 family protein — translation MKSPKLITALIIMVAGCLIGSRPLTLHDFHASVTQMQYNSKERTFEISVRIFTDDFEKALSQETNTKVHLSGSPGGPNDKNDPLIEKYIRSHFAYVNSQKQTKVIEYVGNEVEADANWIYLEMPYAEPFKGGVLKQNALMELFDDQVNMVNIQYQGQKKTFVFKKNQPVQDVSF, via the coding sequence TTGAAATCGCCTAAATTAATCACAGCGCTGATAATAATGGTGGCCGGTTGCCTGATAGGCAGCCGGCCACTGACACTTCATGATTTTCATGCCAGTGTCACGCAGATGCAGTATAATTCGAAAGAACGAACGTTTGAAATTAGTGTCCGAATTTTTACGGACGATTTTGAAAAAGCATTATCTCAGGAAACAAATACCAAAGTACATTTATCAGGATCTCCGGGCGGACCGAATGATAAAAATGACCCGTTAATAGAAAAATATATTCGTTCACATTTTGCTTACGTAAATTCACAAAAACAAACTAAGGTTATTGAGTATGTGGGCAATGAGGTTGAGGCCGATGCAAATTGGATTTATCTCGAAATGCCGTATGCCGAACCATTTAAGGGGGGGGTGCTAAAGCAAAATGCACTCATGGAACTGTTTGATGATCAGGTAAATATGGTCAATATTCAATATCAGGGACAGAAAAAAACATTTGTTTTTAAAAAAAATCAGCCCGTTCAGGATGTTTCGTTCTGA